In the genome of Streptomyces sp. SLBN-118, the window GTCGCCGGGCCTCGTCGCGCCGCTCTTGTGGGTGGTATCCGGCCGAAGTTGGAATCGCGGCCAGGACGGCCGCGGCCAGTGGCGGGACTCCAACGACGCCGTCGAGGCGCTGGTCAGCTGGACGGAGGGCCTGTGACCCGCCGGGCCCCGACGCCGACGCCCAGGGCGATCGAAGAATGGCCACAAAGTCGCGCACTCGGAGGCAGCATTGTTCAACCGCGTGACCGCAGAACGCAGAGAGGTCCGTGTCCTTGAGGCGCGGTATGGGATCATCCGGGCGCAGGCTCTCACGCCACGGGAGTCGCTGGCATTCATCGAGAAAGTGCTGGGAGAGACATGATCAGCAAGCCCTCTGTCGAGAGTGTCGCCGGGCTGGCGTGGTTCAAGAGCAGCTACAGCACCAGCGACGGCCCCGAGTGCGTCGAGGTCGCCTCCACCCCCGGCACCGTCCACGTCCGGGACTCCAAGCACACCGCCGGCCCCCAACTTGCCCTCTCCCCCACCGCCTGGAGCGGCTTCATCACCTACACGACGGAACTCGCGTCAGCTGACAACTGACGCCCGCCGCAAACCCGTCAGGCCGCCGACTGTCGCGCCGTGGGACGAACCAGCCGGAGCCTGAGGCATCATCAGGCTGATCTAGCCGTCCCAGATGCAGCTGTGACGGTGACGGGTCGGGGCAGGTGAACCACAGCTCGTGGCGCGGTGTTTGAGGGGGACGTGGTGGACAGTGCGGGACATGGTCAGACCTCTGCCCGCCCGCCGGTACTTCCGGGTTGGCCGAGCTAGAGGTCTGCCGCCGCGAAGCGTCCCCGTCGCTTGGTACGCATGGCGTGAAGCGTGGCAGGCATGAGCCCGCGCCGTCGAGCGGATTGCGAGTGGCTCAATGGGCAACGCCCTCCCGGCTCGTGAGCCGGGTCGTTCACCTGTCGAGCAGTGCGGTCAGTGCCCCCACCGGGTCGGCGTCCGGGGTGCCGCGCGGCCACCAGTCCTCGCGGTCCGGGTCGGACTCATAGCCGTACCAGACGCCGTCGCGGCCGAAGCGGAGCTGGAGCGAGCCGGTGGACAGATGGTTGCGCCAGGGGCGGAAGTGCGGGAAGTCCGCCGCGATCAGGGCGGGGCGGGCGCGGTCGAAGGGGCCCGCCGGTGGGTCCCAGGGCTCTTCGAGTACGGCGAGGGCCGCGAGCCCGCCCTGCCGCCAGGCAGCCACCGCGCGGGCCAGGTCGGTGGGAGTGTGATCGGTGGCCGCGGCGAGCTCCCGGTAGAGCGCGCGGGTCGAGGCGGTCAGACCTGAACCGGGGTGGGCGGCGGCCAGACGGACCGCGTCCTGCCACTGGGTGAGCTGTGCGACGGGGTCGGTGCCAGTGGTGAGGAGACTGTGGGCCCGGGCGGCCGCCTCGGTGGCAAGAAGGTCCAGGGCAAGGGGGTCGGGCGCGCCCGGTGTGTGCGGGTAGGCCGGGGGGCGGCCAGGGTGGGCGGGCGGGGCGAACGGCGGCGGCAGGGGCGGGAGCGGGCGAGAAGCGAAGGCCTCGCTCGCCGGGACCGTCGGCACGGCGGTACCAGTGGCCGCTCCGCTGCGTTCGGCCGCGGAGCGGGTGGCGTTGCGATGGGAGAGGTCCGCGAGGATTTCGCGTTCGCCACGGCCCCGCATCAGGAAGAGCACGAACGGGTCGTTGTCGAGCAGCCTTGCCGTCTGATAGCAGAGCGCGGCCGCGTGCTTGCAGGGGTAACCGTCGTCCGGGCAGGAGCAGTCGGGAATCAGGTCGCCGGGCGTGGGCAGCAGATCCGCCACCGTCGCAAGGGCGTGCGGCACATCCTTGTCGAGCAGCGCAGCGATGTGGTCGGGCCGTGACGCCGCTGCCGCCAGGAAGTCGTCCCAGTCCTCGTCGGTGAGCGTGCGCAGGCGGATCTCCGTGCGGTACGGGCGCGGTCTGCTGCCGTGGACGTATGCCATGACCCGGCCGGGGGTGACCGTGATCGCGTCGACATGACCCCGGCCGGCATACGCACGGCCCCGGACGAGGCGGGCGCGGTCCAGGGCCGTGTCCTCCAGCGCCTCCACCCAGGCGTTGCCCCACCAACTGGACGCGAACTCCTGGCCGTCGAGGGGCTGAAGGGCGGGGAACGTCCTGCGGCGGTCCTCGCGGCGGGAGTCGGCGAACCGGGCCGGGTTGCGCGGTGTCATGACTGCCTCCGGAGCGAGACGAGGTCCGCCAGCTCACGGTCGGTCAGCTCGGTCAGCGCAGCCTCCCCGGAGCCGAGGACCGCGTCGGCCAGGGCACGCTTGGACGCGAGCATGTCGGCGATGCGGTCCTCCACGGTGCCCTCCGCGATCAGCCGGTGTACCTGGACGGGCTGTGTCTGGCCGATGCGGTAGGCCCGGTCCGTCGCCTGCTCCTCGACGGCCGGATTCCACCAGCGGTCGAAGTGGATGACATGGCCCGCCCGGGTCAGATTCAGTCCCGTGCCCGCCGCCTTGAGGGACAGGATGAAGACCGGAATCTCGCCGGACTGGAAGCGGTCCACCATGCGCTCGCGCTCGGCCACCGGCGTGCCGCCGTGCAGGAGTTGGGAGGGGATTGCCCGGGAGGTCAAGTGCGCCGACAGGATGCGGGCCATCGAGACGTACTGGGTGAAGACCAGAACCGAGCCGTCCTCGGACAGGATCGTCTCGACGAGTTCGTCGAGGAGGGCGAGTTTTCCGGAGCGGCCCGTCAGTCTGCCGCTGTCTTCCTTGAGGAACTGCACGGGGTGGTTGCAGATCTGCTTGAGGCCGGTGAGCAGCTTCATCACCAGGCCGCGCCGGGCGATCCCCTCCGCGCCCTCGATCGCCGCCATCGCCTCCCGTACGACCGCCTCGTACAGGGAAGCCTGCTCGCGGGTGAGCGCGACGGGATGCTCGGACTCGGTCTTCGGCGGCAGCTCGGGCACGATGCCCGGATCGGATTTCTTGCGGCGCAGGAGGAAGGGGCGGACCAGCCGGGACAGCCGCTCTACCGCGTCGTCGTCCTCGCCGTTCTCCACCAGGCGTGCGTGGCGCGAGCGAAAGGCCTTGAGCGGGCCGAGCAGCCCCGGAGTCGTCCAGTCCAGCAGGGCCCACAGCTCGGAGAGGTTGTTCTCCACGGGCGTGCCGGTGAGGGCGACCCTGGCGGGGGCCGGGATCGTGCGCAGAGCCTTGGCCGTCGCGGAGAACGGGTTCTTGACGTGCTGCGCCTCGTCGGCGACGACCATCGACCAGGCGTGCGCGGCCAGTTGCTCCGCGCTCGTGCGCATCGTGCCGTACGTGGTGAGGACGAAGCCCCCGTCCAGCCCGGTAAGGGTGCGGTCGGCGCCGTGGAAACGACGCACGGAAACGCCGGGGGCGAAGCGCTCGATCTCCCGCTGCCAGTTGCCGAGCAGCGAGGCCGGGCAGACGACCAGCGTGGGGGCCTTGCGATCGCGGTGGAGATGAAGGGCGATCAGTGTGACCGTCTTGCCGAGACCCATGTCGTCCGCGAGACAGCCACCGAGCCCGAGCGAGGTCATCAGGTCCAGCCAGGCCAGACCGCGCAGCTGGTAGTCGCGCAGGGTGGCGGCGAGCCCCGCGGGGGGTTCGACGGGGGCCGAGGCCGCGACGAGCCGGTCGCGCAGGCTCGCCAGCGCGCCCGTCGGCACCGCCTCCACTGTCTCGCCGTCCACGTCGGCGGTGCCGGTCAGTGCCACGGCCAGCGCGTCGACGGGCTGGAGCAGCCCGAGCTCCCGCTTGCGCGCCTTGCGTACGAGATCGGGGTCGACCACCACCCACTGGTCCCGCAGCCGCACGATCGGGCGGTGCGCCTCGGCCAGTGCGTCCATCTCACGCTCGGTCAGCGGATCGCCGTCGAGTGCCAGCTGCCAGTTGAACTTGAGGAGTTCCTCGCTGTCGAAGAACGATGTGCCGTCGGTCGCCGAGCCGGGCACCGGGCGCACCACCGCGGCGGCCGAGAGCGTACGCGCCAGCTCCTTGGGCCAGTGCACGGCCACCCCGGCCGCGGCCAGCCGCGCCGCTCCAGGCCCGAGCAGTTCGTACAGCTCGTCCTCGCTCAGTGGCAGCACATCGGGCACGGCCCGCTCCAGCAGGCGGGCGAGCGGCAGCCAGACCCGGGCGGCGCGGCGCAGCGCCAGCACCGCGTCGATCCGGGCGCGCGGCCCGAAGTTCTCGTCCCCGTCGCCCGCCCACAGCCGGGCGGCGTCGATGACGAGTGTCGGGTCGGCGAGGCTGTGCACCTGCACGAGGGCCGCACCGGCGTTGCGCCGGGCGTCCTCCTGCGCCCCGTCCTCTGACCCGTCTGCCGTGACCGGCGCGTCCGCCGTGTCGAAGAGGTCGAACGCGGACAGGTCGAGGCGGAGCGAGACCCGTACGCCCGCGTCCATGCCCGCGGCGGCCTCGGCCGCCCACTCCCGCGCCCCGGGCAGATGCTGCGGGGCCACGGCCGCGAACGGTGCCCCCGCGGCGTACGCGGCGGCCGGTGTGCGCGGCAAGGTGTCGGCCACCGCGTCGAAGAAGAACCGCACCAGCGCCTCCGGCTCGTGCAGCCGCGGCGGATTCGGCCCGGCGACGGGGGCCGCATGCGCTTCGTACGGCATGGCGGCGGCAATCGCCCGCAGCTGGGCGATGTCGTCCGCGTCCAGGGGTCCCGCGCGCCAGGCGTCATGATCGGTCGCGGTCAGTCCGGGCAGCAGCCTGCCGCGCGCCGCCAGGTGAAGGGCGTGCAGGGCGGCCGCGCCCCAGCAGGCGGCGGCGGGGTGTGCGGCCGGGTCGTGGCGGGCGCGGGTGAGCAGCGGCAGAGCCTCGCCGACGGGCAGCAGCACGGCGGGGACAGGGCCGCTGCGGATGTCCGTGCCGTCGCGACGTACGACGGCGAGCTCGTCGGTCGCGTCCTGAAGCCGGTCGCCCCCGGGGTCCCAGAAGGCAACCCGCCCCTCGCGCGGCAGCCCGGCAGGCAGGAAGAGCGCGGCGCAGGTACGCAGCGTCTCCTCGCGATACGGATGCGGACTGGGCATGCCGGATGTCATGGGTCACCTCCCTCCCGCAGGTCGTCGGCGACGGCACCCACGTACCGAAGCACTGATCTACGACCTTACGGCGGGGGTCTGACAACGACTCCGACAACGCCTGCGCCGAACCCGCCGCGGTCAGGCAGCGGGCGGCAGCGGCAGCTCGGCGGGCGGTGGATCCGCAGTGGTTCCGGGATCCGTCTGCGCCTCGGGCACCTTCTCGGCTCCCGACTCCACGGCCGGCGGCTCGGCCGGCCCCGCCTCGACTTCACCCGACGAGAACTCCGCCGACGAAAGCTCGCCGGACGAAGGCTCGCCGGACCCCGCTTCGACGGCAGGCGGCTGTTCCTGCTCCCACTGGCTCACCTGCGCGGGCTGCTGGGCCGCGGGCCGTTCCTGCCCGGGCTGCTGGGCCCGTTCGAGGAAGCGCAACAGCTCCACCGGGAACGGCAGCACCAGCGTGGAGTTCTTCTCCGCCGCGACGGCCACCACGGTCTGCAACAGCCGGAGTTGAAGGGCCGCGGGCTGCTTGGACATCACTCCGGCCGCCTCGGCCAGCTTCTTGGACGCCTGCAGCTCCGCGTCGGCGTTGATGACCCTCGCCCGCCGCTCACGGTCCGCCTCGGCCTGCCGCGCCATCGAGCGCTTCATGGCCTCGGGCAGGGACACGTCCTTGATCTCCACCCGGTCGATCTGCACACCCCACCCCATGGCCGGACTGTCGATCATCAACTCCAGCCCCTGGTTGAGCTTTTCGCGGTTCGACAGCAGATCGTCCAGATCGCTCTTGCCGATGATCGACCGCAGCGAGGTCTGCGCCATCTGCGAGACCGCGAAACGGTAGTCCTCCACCTGCACCACCGCGTCCGCGGCGTCCACGACCTTGAAGTAGATCACCGCGTCGACGCGCACCGTCACGTTGTCCCTGGTGATGCCGTCCTGCGCGGGCACCGGCATCGTCACGATCTGCATGTTGACCTTGTGAAGCCGGTCCACGATCGGAACAATCATGGTGAATCCCGGGGGGCGCACCTGGCTCCGCAGCCGGCCGAGGCGGAGAACCACGCCCCGTTCGTACTGCTTGATCACCTTGGCGGCCGCCATGGCGTACACCGCGACGCAGGACGCCGCCGCTACGCCCGCAACCACCAGCTCTTCGACCATCGGGGCACCCCCTGCCGTCCGAGCCGGGCCTTATTACTACGGTATGCCCGGTATACCCCCTGGGTCGAGCCTCTAGCCCTCAGCAGCCGGGCGCCCCGGCAACGGAGGAAGGCCGCACCCCCTGAGAGAGTGCGGCCTTTCGCGAGCCGGGATTCGGCCTGGATGCGCTTGCGGACGAGGGCGACGAGGCGGCAGCTTGCCCGGCGGGCTCGACGCGGGTGCATCCTGGCAAGTAGGAGATGCGATGACGATGCGCACTGGGAGTGAACCGACGACTGCGCGCAGTCCCCTGCGGCTGCGATTCTGGCTGAGTGTATGGGGTCTGATCTGGGCCGCCGGGGGCACGGCGCTCTTCACCCTCTCGGACCACCCCGGCTGGGCCGCTGCCTGTGGCGTACTGCTGCTGATCACCGCGGTCGACCTGGCCCTGGTCCTGCACCACATCCACCAGGGCCCGCACTGGCAGCCGGGCCGCGACATCCCGCCCTACGAACCGGACCACGGCAACCCCCGCCGCCCGCGGCCGCAGCGCTAGGGTCTGTCACCCGTCGAAACGTGCCGCCTTCAGATACTCCGGCTTCGGGTCGAGCGCTGCCGCCAGTCGGAAGTGGCGCGTGGCTTGCTCGGGACGGCCCGCTCGCTCGAAGGTGCGCGCAAGCGCGAAGTGGGCGAAGGCGTTGTCCGGCTCGCGCTCCAGGACCAGCTCGAACTCGAGTTCGGCCGGGCGCAGTTGGGCGGCTGCGAAGAAGGCGCGGGCGCGCAGCAGCCGGGCCGCCGTGTTCTCGGGGTGGGCCGCGATCACCGAGTCCAGCAGTTTCACGGCGCCACGCGGATCCCTCGCGGCGAGCAACTGCTCTGCCGCGCGGTAGTCGATGACGTGCGTCTCCGGATTGCTCTTGGGCACGGTCGCATCCTTCCCCTCACTGCCGGGTTCCAACACCGCCTCCGGGAGCGGTATTCCGATCAGAATCCTGCCCCGCGCCCGCCCCGCGCCCGGTTTGAGGATGCCTAGCGGGAGCCCTGCCCGGAGGCTTCGGCCCGCTCCGTCAGTTCCGCCCAGACCTTCCGCACCTGCGGTTCCAGCTGCTCCAGCGGCCCGTCGTTGTCGATGACCAGATCGGCGACGGCCAGGCGCTGCTCGCGCGTGGCCTGCGCGGCCATCCGCGCACGCGCCTCGGACTCCGCCATCCCTCGCAGCCGCACCAGCCGGTCCAGCTGTGTCCCGGGTGCGGCGTCGACCACGACCACCAGGTCGTACAGCGGTGACAGCTTGTTCTCGGTGAGCAGCGGTACGTCATGCACAACGACCGCGTCCGGCGCGGCCGCCGTCTCCAGCTCCATCGAGCGGGCCCCCACCAGCGGGTGGACGATCGCGTTGAGCGTCGCCAGGCGATCGGCGTCGGCGAAGACGACGGAGCCGAGCTTCGGCCGGTCCAGCGCGCCCTTCGGGTCGAGAATTTCCGGGCCGAAGGCCTCGACGACGGCCGCGAGCCCGGGCGTCCCCGGCTCCACCACCTCGCGAGCGATCTTGTCGGCGTCGATCAGCACGGCTCCGTACGACTCGAGGAGACGCGAAACTTCACTCTTGCCGGCACCGATCCCGCCGGTCAGGCCCACCTTCAGCATGGCCCGCAGCCTACGCGAGCGCTCTACGCGTCGCCCTCCCGCTCGGCGAGGAAGCGTTCGAATTCACGGCCGAGCTCGTCGGCGGACGGCAGGTCCACGGGCTCCGCGACCAGACTGCCCCTGGTCTCCGCGCCCGCCATCGCGTCGTACTGGTTCTCAAGGCCCTGGACCAGGGCCACCATTTCCTCGTCGCCCTCACCGATCTGTCGGTCGATCTCCGTCTGGGTGCGG includes:
- a CDS encoding DUF397 domain-containing protein produces the protein MISKPSVESVAGLAWFKSSYSTSDGPECVEVASTPGTVHVRDSKHTAGPQLALSPTAWSGFITYTTELASADN
- the coaE gene encoding dephospho-CoA kinase; the protein is MLKVGLTGGIGAGKSEVSRLLESYGAVLIDADKIAREVVEPGTPGLAAVVEAFGPEILDPKGALDRPKLGSVVFADADRLATLNAIVHPLVGARSMELETAAAPDAVVVHDVPLLTENKLSPLYDLVVVVDAAPGTQLDRLVRLRGMAESEARARMAAQATREQRLAVADLVIDNDGPLEQLEPQVRKVWAELTERAEASGQGSR
- a CDS encoding slipin family protein; protein product: MVEELVVAGVAAASCVAVYAMAAAKVIKQYERGVVLRLGRLRSQVRPPGFTMIVPIVDRLHKVNMQIVTMPVPAQDGITRDNVTVRVDAVIYFKVVDAADAVVQVEDYRFAVSQMAQTSLRSIIGKSDLDDLLSNREKLNQGLELMIDSPAMGWGVQIDRVEIKDVSLPEAMKRSMARQAEADRERRARVINADAELQASKKLAEAAGVMSKQPAALQLRLLQTVVAVAAEKNSTLVLPFPVELLRFLERAQQPGQERPAAQQPAQVSQWEQEQPPAVEAGSGEPSSGELSSAEFSSGEVEAGPAEPPAVESGAEKVPEAQTDPGTTADPPPAELPLPPAA
- a CDS encoding tetratricopeptide repeat protein; amino-acid sequence: MPKSNPETHVIDYRAAEQLLAARDPRGAVKLLDSVIAAHPENTAARLLRARAFFAAAQLRPAELEFELVLEREPDNAFAHFALARTFERAGRPEQATRHFRLAAALDPKPEYLKAARFDG
- a CDS encoding DUF6343 family protein — its product is MRTGSEPTTARSPLRLRFWLSVWGLIWAAGGTALFTLSDHPGWAAACGVLLLITAVDLALVLHHIHQGPHWQPGRDIPPYEPDHGNPRRPRPQR
- a CDS encoding DEAD/DEAH box helicase — encoded protein: MTSGMPSPHPYREETLRTCAALFLPAGLPREGRVAFWDPGGDRLQDATDELAVVRRDGTDIRSGPVPAVLLPVGEALPLLTRARHDPAAHPAAACWGAAALHALHLAARGRLLPGLTATDHDAWRAGPLDADDIAQLRAIAAAMPYEAHAAPVAGPNPPRLHEPEALVRFFFDAVADTLPRTPAAAYAAGAPFAAVAPQHLPGAREWAAEAAAGMDAGVRVSLRLDLSAFDLFDTADAPVTADGSEDGAQEDARRNAGAALVQVHSLADPTLVIDAARLWAGDGDENFGPRARIDAVLALRRAARVWLPLARLLERAVPDVLPLSEDELYELLGPGAARLAAAGVAVHWPKELARTLSAAAVVRPVPGSATDGTSFFDSEELLKFNWQLALDGDPLTEREMDALAEAHRPIVRLRDQWVVVDPDLVRKARKRELGLLQPVDALAVALTGTADVDGETVEAVPTGALASLRDRLVAASAPVEPPAGLAATLRDYQLRGLAWLDLMTSLGLGGCLADDMGLGKTVTLIALHLHRDRKAPTLVVCPASLLGNWQREIERFAPGVSVRRFHGADRTLTGLDGGFVLTTYGTMRTSAEQLAAHAWSMVVADEAQHVKNPFSATAKALRTIPAPARVALTGTPVENNLSELWALLDWTTPGLLGPLKAFRSRHARLVENGEDDDAVERLSRLVRPFLLRRKKSDPGIVPELPPKTESEHPVALTREQASLYEAVVREAMAAIEGAEGIARRGLVMKLLTGLKQICNHPVQFLKEDSGRLTGRSGKLALLDELVETILSEDGSVLVFTQYVSMARILSAHLTSRAIPSQLLHGGTPVAERERMVDRFQSGEIPVFILSLKAAGTGLNLTRAGHVIHFDRWWNPAVEEQATDRAYRIGQTQPVQVHRLIAEGTVEDRIADMLASKRALADAVLGSGEAALTELTDRELADLVSLRRQS
- a CDS encoding SWIM zinc finger family protein: MTPRNPARFADSRREDRRRTFPALQPLDGQEFASSWWGNAWVEALEDTALDRARLVRGRAYAGRGHVDAITVTPGRVMAYVHGSRPRPYRTEIRLRTLTDEDWDDFLAAAASRPDHIAALLDKDVPHALATVADLLPTPGDLIPDCSCPDDGYPCKHAAALCYQTARLLDNDPFVLFLMRGRGEREILADLSHRNATRSAAERSGAATGTAVPTVPASEAFASRPLPPLPPPFAPPAHPGRPPAYPHTPGAPDPLALDLLATEAAARAHSLLTTGTDPVAQLTQWQDAVRLAAAHPGSGLTASTRALYRELAAATDHTPTDLARAVAAWRQGGLAALAVLEEPWDPPAGPFDRARPALIAADFPHFRPWRNHLSTGSLQLRFGRDGVWYGYESDPDREDWWPRGTPDADPVGALTALLDR